A stretch of the Synechocystis sp. PCC 7338 genome encodes the following:
- the ctaD gene encoding cytochrome c oxidase subunit I, which translates to MTTAAENLTANHPRRKWTDYFTFCVDHKVIGIQYLVTSFLFFFIGGSFAEAMRTELATPSPDFVQPEMYNQLMTLHGTIMIFLWIVPAGAAFANYLIPLMVGTEDMAFPRLNAVAFWLTPPGGILLISSFFVGAPQAGWTSYPPLSLLSGKWGEELWILSLLLVGTSSILGAINFVTTILKMRIKDMDLHSMPLFCWAMLATSSLILLSTPVLASALILLSFDLIAGTSFFNPVGGGDPVVYQHLFWFYSHPAVYIMILPFFGVISEVIPVHARKPIFGYRAIAYSSLAISFLGLIVWAHHMFTSGTPGWLRMFFMATTMLIAVPTGIKIFSWCGTLWGGKIQLNSAMLFAFGFLSSFMIGGLTGVMVASVPFDIHVHDTYFVVGHFHYVLFGGSAFALFSGVYHWFPKMTGRMVNEPLGRLHFVLTFIGMNLTFMPMHELGLMGMNRRIALYDVEFQPLNVLSTIGAYVLAASTIPFVINVFWSLFKGEKAARNPWRALTLEWQTASPPIIENFEEEPVLWCGPYDFGIDTELVDEEETVQTLIADAAGS; encoded by the coding sequence ATGACTACTGCCGCTGAGAATCTAACGGCTAATCATCCCCGCCGCAAATGGACGGATTACTTTACTTTTTGCGTTGACCATAAGGTGATTGGCATTCAATACCTGGTTACATCCTTTCTTTTCTTTTTCATCGGTGGTTCCTTTGCGGAAGCCATGCGGACGGAATTAGCCACTCCCTCCCCGGACTTTGTCCAGCCGGAAATGTATAACCAACTGATGACCCTCCACGGCACGATTATGATCTTTCTCTGGATTGTGCCGGCCGGGGCTGCCTTTGCCAACTATCTCATTCCCCTAATGGTGGGCACAGAGGATATGGCGTTTCCTCGCTTAAATGCCGTGGCTTTTTGGCTCACTCCGCCGGGGGGCATTCTGCTCATCTCCAGCTTTTTTGTCGGGGCACCCCAGGCCGGTTGGACTTCCTATCCCCCTTTAAGTTTGCTCAGTGGCAAATGGGGAGAGGAACTCTGGATTTTGAGTCTGCTTTTGGTAGGGACCTCCTCCATTTTGGGGGCAATTAATTTTGTCACCACCATCTTGAAAATGCGCATCAAGGACATGGATTTGCACAGTATGCCCCTGTTTTGCTGGGCAATGCTGGCCACTTCTTCCTTAATTTTGCTTTCCACTCCGGTGTTGGCATCGGCGTTGATTCTGCTTTCCTTTGACCTCATTGCCGGCACCAGTTTCTTTAACCCAGTGGGGGGGGGAGACCCGGTGGTTTACCAGCACTTATTCTGGTTTTACTCCCATCCGGCGGTGTACATCATGATTTTGCCCTTTTTTGGCGTCATTTCTGAGGTCATCCCTGTCCATGCCCGCAAACCCATCTTTGGCTACCGGGCGATCGCCTATTCGAGTTTGGCCATCAGCTTTTTGGGCTTGATTGTCTGGGCCCACCACATGTTTACCAGTGGCACCCCCGGTTGGTTGCGGATGTTTTTCATGGCCACCACTATGTTGATTGCTGTTCCCACGGGGATCAAAATTTTCAGTTGGTGCGGCACCCTTTGGGGAGGAAAAATCCAACTCAATTCCGCCATGCTGTTTGCCTTTGGCTTCCTGTCCAGCTTCATGATTGGCGGCCTAACCGGAGTAATGGTGGCATCCGTTCCCTTCGATATCCACGTCCACGACACCTATTTTGTGGTGGGACATTTCCATTACGTCCTCTTTGGCGGCAGTGCCTTTGCCTTATTTTCCGGGGTTTATCACTGGTTTCCGAAAATGACTGGCCGCATGGTCAATGAACCCCTGGGGCGTCTCCACTTTGTCCTCACTTTTATCGGCATGAATTTAACCTTTATGCCCATGCATGAGCTGGGTCTAATGGGAATGAATCGCCGCATTGCCCTCTACGATGTTGAATTTCAGCCGCTAAACGTGTTGAGCACCATAGGGGCCTACGTTTTAGCCGCTTCCACCATTCCCTTTGTTATCAACGTCTTTTGGAGTCTGTTTAAAGGAGAAAAAGCGGCCCGTAATCCTTGGCGAGCCCTAACTCTAGAATGGCAAACTGCCTCCCCCCCCATTATCGAAAACTTTGAAGAAGAACCGGTGCTCTGGTGTGGTCCCTACGATTTTGGTATTGACACGGAGTTAGTGGACGAGGAAGAAACAGTCCAAACCCTAATTGCCGATGCGGCAGGCAGTTAG
- the ctaE gene encoding cytochrome c oxidase subunit CtaE: MGSSARSFLQNPRNSATIIVSPMQTTALSSDLNSAYTSGEAHTHHGHPDLRMFGMVLFLVAESAIFLGLFTAYLIYRSVMPAWPPEGTPELELLLSGINSIILISSSFVMHKGQAAIRNNDNAGLQKWFGLTAIMGIIFLAGQMYEYFHLEMGLTTNLFASCFYVLTGFHGLHVTFGLLLILSVLWRSRQSGHYSSKSHFGVEAAELYWHFVDVVWIVLFILVYLL, from the coding sequence ATGGGCTCGTCAGCCAGAAGTTTTCTGCAAAATCCTAGAAATTCAGCAACGATAATTGTCAGTCCTATGCAAACCACCGCCCTTAGCTCCGATTTAAACAGCGCCTATACCTCAGGGGAAGCCCATACCCACCATGGCCATCCCGATCTGCGGATGTTTGGAATGGTTCTTTTCCTCGTGGCAGAAAGTGCCATTTTTTTGGGCTTGTTCACCGCCTATTTGATTTACCGCAGTGTGATGCCTGCCTGGCCCCCGGAGGGTACGCCGGAGTTGGAATTACTTTTGTCTGGGATCAATAGTATTATTCTGATTTCCAGTAGTTTTGTTATGCACAAAGGTCAAGCGGCCATTCGCAATAATGACAATGCAGGTTTACAAAAGTGGTTTGGCCTCACCGCCATTATGGGCATTATCTTTTTAGCCGGCCAGATGTATGAATATTTCCATCTGGAAATGGGACTAACTACCAATCTATTTGCCAGTTGCTTTTATGTACTCACCGGCTTCCACGGCCTCCACGTTACCTTTGGATTGTTACTAATTCTTTCTGTGCTTTGGCGATCACGCCAATCGGGGCATTATTCCAGTAAGTCCCATTTTGGGGTGGAAGCGGCGGAATTGTACTGGCATTTCGTCGATGTAGTTTGGATTGTTTTGTTTATCTTGGTTTACTTGCTCTGA
- a CDS encoding co-chaperone YbbN, giving the protein MSLLEITDAEFEQETQGQTKPVLVYFWASWCGPCRLMAPAIQAIAKDYGDKLKVLKLEVDPNPTAVAQCKVEGVPALRLFKKNELVMAHEGAITKPKLLELLKQELDFV; this is encoded by the coding sequence ATGAGTTTACTGGAAATCACCGACGCTGAATTTGAGCAGGAAACCCAAGGGCAAACTAAGCCAGTGTTGGTTTATTTTTGGGCTTCCTGGTGTGGGCCCTGTCGGTTGATGGCCCCCGCTATCCAGGCGATCGCCAAGGATTATGGCGATAAGCTCAAAGTGCTCAAGTTGGAAGTGGATCCCAACCCCACTGCCGTGGCCCAGTGCAAAGTAGAAGGGGTCCCTGCCCTGCGTTTGTTTAAAAAGAATGAACTAGTGATGGCCCATGAAGGGGCGATCACCAAACCCAAATTGCTCGAATTGTTGAAACAGGAATTGGATTTTGTTTAG
- a CDS encoding DegT/DnrJ/EryC1/StrS family aminotransferase, producing MAAPIKPFYFDISDDEIEFFLDGARQILKSGSLILGNHTREFETAFAEFVGTKHAISVNSGTSGLEILLRLKQAKNTTVLVPTNTNFATVASVLRVNSDVQYLDMDPKTFAPSLAMVKEAVEGNSYPKPLSGVFWVHIGGVISPEFPAVMDYCHSQGLHVWEDTAHAHGSQLQGKQAGNLADGASFSFFPTKVMTTFEGGMVTLNDDEEDTIARSLRNQGKRGMNFGGLHTDFGNSTRMTEIHALLGQIHLAKLERMLATRQRAYELITAPLREAGVEFVSTDHMERASQYKLIVLLPEGKTPAQMKDALAAEEIYLGGTVYEIPCHLQPVFKDVCPGKSFPNAETWCPRHICPPLTSGTTAEEAARVGEALVRHLKS from the coding sequence ATGGCCGCTCCGATTAAGCCTTTCTACTTCGACATCAGCGACGACGAAATTGAATTTTTTTTGGACGGGGCCAGGCAAATCCTCAAATCCGGCAGCCTAATTCTGGGCAACCATACCCGGGAATTTGAAACTGCCTTTGCAGAGTTTGTCGGTACAAAACACGCCATTTCAGTTAATAGCGGCACTTCGGGATTGGAAATTCTTCTGCGATTGAAACAGGCGAAAAATACCACTGTACTTGTGCCCACTAACACAAATTTTGCCACCGTTGCTTCTGTGTTGCGGGTGAACAGTGACGTGCAGTATTTGGACATGGATCCCAAAACCTTTGCTCCCTCCCTGGCCATGGTCAAAGAAGCGGTGGAAGGCAACAGTTACCCCAAACCCTTGTCCGGTGTCTTTTGGGTGCATATCGGCGGCGTAATTTCCCCCGAATTCCCCGCAGTGATGGACTACTGCCATAGTCAGGGACTCCATGTTTGGGAAGATACGGCCCACGCCCACGGTAGTCAACTCCAGGGCAAACAGGCGGGCAACTTAGCTGATGGGGCCTCTTTTTCTTTTTTTCCTACTAAAGTAATGACCACCTTTGAAGGCGGCATGGTCACCCTCAACGACGACGAGGAAGATACCATTGCCCGTTCATTGCGGAATCAGGGAAAACGGGGCATGAATTTTGGCGGTCTGCATACGGATTTTGGCAATAGCACCCGCATGACGGAAATCCATGCTCTGCTGGGACAAATTCATCTGGCTAAACTGGAGAGAATGTTGGCCACTAGGCAAAGGGCCTACGAACTAATCACAGCCCCCCTCAGGGAAGCGGGCGTTGAATTTGTTTCCACCGACCACATGGAGCGGGCTAGTCAGTACAAATTAATAGTATTGTTACCAGAAGGTAAAACCCCAGCCCAAATGAAAGACGCTCTGGCGGCAGAAGAGATTTATTTAGGGGGTACGGTGTACGAAATTCCCTGTCATTTGCAGCCGGTATTCAAAGATGTGTGTCCCGGCAAATCTTTTCCCAATGCGGAAACTTGGTGTCCCCGTCACATTTGTCCTCCTTTAACCTCCGGTACTACTGCAGAGGAAGCGGCCAGGGTGGGGGAAGCATTGGTGCGCCATTTAAAGTCCTAA
- a CDS encoding ABC transporter ATP-binding protein encodes MHLEITDLNRIFVGKRGSVVALKNINMHIETGEFVCAVGASGSGKSTLLRLIAGLDTPTSGTINVDGQKVTGPGADRGMVFQHYSLFPWMTVQENVEFGLKLQGCSQKERFDTASYYLDVVGLVNFAQAYPRELSGGMKQRVAIARSLACHPKVLLMDEPFGALDIQTKERMHEYLIDIWQRLQCSILMITHDVEEAVFLAQRVYVLSSRPGTIQRELTINLPGDEETPKNRTYKIKREPEFFKYSDEISSLLRGNHTEEAEAIAS; translated from the coding sequence ATGCATCTAGAAATAACTGACTTGAATCGGATTTTTGTCGGCAAACGGGGTTCAGTGGTGGCCCTAAAAAATATCAATATGCACATTGAAACCGGGGAATTTGTTTGTGCAGTGGGGGCTTCTGGTTCCGGCAAGTCGACTCTTTTGAGGTTAATTGCTGGTTTAGATACTCCCACTTCCGGCACCATCAATGTGGATGGACAAAAAGTAACGGGGCCAGGGGCTGACCGGGGCATGGTTTTTCAACACTACAGTCTTTTTCCTTGGATGACAGTGCAGGAAAATGTTGAGTTTGGACTGAAACTCCAAGGCTGTTCCCAAAAGGAAAGGTTTGACACTGCTAGCTATTATTTAGATGTGGTGGGTTTGGTTAATTTTGCCCAGGCCTATCCCAGGGAATTGTCAGGGGGCATGAAGCAACGGGTGGCGATCGCCCGGTCTTTAGCCTGCCATCCGAAGGTCTTGTTAATGGACGAACCCTTTGGGGCGTTGGATATTCAAACCAAGGAAAGGATGCATGAATATCTAATCGACATTTGGCAAAGACTGCAATGTAGCATTCTGATGATTACCCACGACGTTGAAGAGGCTGTATTTCTGGCCCAACGGGTCTATGTGTTGAGCTCCCGTCCGGGCACCATTCAACGGGAACTGACCATCAACCTGCCGGGGGATGAAGAAACTCCCAAAAATCGCACTTATAAAATCAAGCGGGAACCAGAGTTTTTTAAATATAGCGATGAAATTTCCAGTTTATTAAGGGGCAATCACACGGAAGAGGCAGAGGCGATCGCCAGCTAA
- a CDS encoding ABC transporter permease, whose amino-acid sequence MTIAQDKLPNYSPKKSLQPTVFWRIGGEIPESLKWSLMSLSIIIPLVLWALLSSLPTVSDVFLPSPQSVVQALIELFNDGFLIQDSLTSFGRVVGGFFLGGLVAIPLGILMGTFPSIRSLTEPIIGVVRYMPAPAFIPLLIIYLGIDEASKIALIFIGTIFFNTLMIMDAVKFIPKELIEVTYTLGGLRKQVLFKVITPYIIPNILDAFRINMAAAWNLVVVAELVAADNGLGKRILLAQKFLKTDEIFACLIVLGLIGFALDLSFRLILRLTCKWSLEQ is encoded by the coding sequence ATGACTATTGCCCAAGATAAGTTACCAAATTATTCCCCTAAAAAATCTCTACAACCCACCGTTTTTTGGCGCATTGGTGGAGAAATACCGGAATCGCTCAAATGGTCCTTAATGTCCTTATCGATCATCATTCCCTTGGTATTGTGGGCCTTGCTTTCATCTTTACCTACTGTGAGTGATGTTTTTCTCCCTTCCCCCCAGTCAGTAGTTCAAGCCTTAATAGAATTGTTTAATGATGGATTTTTAATCCAAGATTCCCTGACTAGCTTTGGTCGAGTGGTAGGGGGATTTTTTTTAGGGGGATTGGTGGCTATTCCCTTAGGAATTTTAATGGGCACATTTCCTAGCATACGCAGTTTAACGGAGCCAATTATTGGCGTGGTGCGTTATATGCCAGCCCCAGCTTTTATTCCGCTGTTAATTATTTATCTCGGCATTGATGAAGCTTCAAAAATTGCCTTGATTTTCATTGGGACAATATTTTTTAATACCCTGATGATTATGGATGCGGTCAAGTTTATCCCCAAGGAGTTAATTGAAGTTACCTATACCCTGGGGGGATTACGGAAACAAGTTTTATTTAAGGTTATTACCCCCTACATTATCCCTAATATTCTTGACGCATTCCGGATCAATATGGCGGCGGCTTGGAACTTGGTGGTGGTGGCGGAATTGGTGGCGGCGGATAACGGTTTAGGGAAACGTATTTTGCTAGCTCAGAAATTTTTGAAAACTGATGAAATTTTTGCCTGCTTAATAGTTCTGGGCTTAATTGGCTTTGCTTTGGATTTATCATTTCGCCTCATCCTCAGACTCACCTGTAAATGGTCTTTGGAACAGTGA
- a CDS encoding aliphatic sulfonate ABC transporter substrate-binding protein — protein MPRRSLISLILIFCSTILLTVSCAQTPEQSQSPTPTPEGPPIVIGYSNWAGWWPWAIAEEEGLFAKNGVNVEMKWFDGYLESMQALAAGQLDGNSQTLNDTISFAGEAVNGEVAVLVNDNSAGNDKIIVTADINTVQDLKGKTVAIEEGVVDDFLLSLALEREGMTRDDVVIKPLETGAAAAAFAAGQVDAVGAFPPFWLTALKREGSKELVTSAEFPGAIPDLLVVTEKLIQEKPEQVQALVNTWFDIRKFMEENPEKSDEIMAKRAGVSQEELQLFKDGTRFLTLEENLEAFSPGDSMVHMPFAAQKMADFMIKVGFIKQSPDLNKILDSQFFKTLAGQA, from the coding sequence ATGCCGAGACGTAGTTTAATTTCTTTAATCTTAATTTTTTGTAGTACGATACTTTTGACCGTTAGTTGTGCCCAAACTCCAGAGCAATCCCAATCCCCTACCCCCACCCCCGAAGGGCCTCCCATCGTTATTGGTTACAGCAACTGGGCTGGTTGGTGGCCCTGGGCGATCGCCGAAGAAGAAGGCCTATTTGCCAAAAATGGGGTCAACGTAGAAATGAAATGGTTTGATGGTTATCTGGAATCCATGCAGGCCCTGGCGGCGGGACAATTGGACGGCAATAGTCAAACCTTGAACGACACCATTTCCTTTGCCGGGGAAGCGGTCAACGGAGAAGTAGCCGTACTGGTTAACGACAACTCCGCTGGCAACGACAAGATTATTGTCACCGCCGATATTAATACTGTTCAGGATCTCAAAGGCAAAACCGTGGCGATCGAAGAAGGGGTAGTGGATGATTTTTTGCTTAGTTTAGCCCTGGAACGGGAAGGCATGACCAGGGACGACGTCGTGATCAAACCCCTAGAAACTGGGGCGGCGGCGGCGGCCTTTGCGGCGGGACAGGTGGACGCAGTGGGGGCATTTCCTCCCTTTTGGTTAACGGCTCTCAAACGAGAAGGTTCCAAAGAATTAGTTACTTCCGCTGAATTTCCCGGAGCCATTCCCGACCTTTTAGTAGTGACGGAAAAATTAATTCAAGAAAAGCCAGAGCAGGTTCAAGCTTTAGTCAACACTTGGTTTGATATTCGTAAGTTCATGGAAGAAAATCCTGAAAAATCCGATGAAATTATGGCCAAACGGGCAGGGGTAAGCCAAGAGGAACTGCAACTATTTAAAGATGGCACCCGCTTTTTGACTCTGGAGGAAAACTTAGAAGCTTTTAGTCCCGGAGATAGCATGGTCCACATGCCTTTTGCCGCCCAAAAAATGGCAGATTTCATGATTAAAGTCGGCTTTATTAAACAGTCTCCTGACTTAAATAAAATCCTTGACTCCCAGTTTTTTAAAACATTAGCTGGCCAAGCTTAG
- the hypB gene encoding hydrogenase nickel incorporation protein HypB: MHQSIDTAIGLNLLHANQAGADHNRAHFDDWGITCLNLMSSPGAGKTVLLEKTLAALQGELKMAVIEGDMTTELDADRLRQYGSPVIAINTGRSCHLDSKMVAGGIHRFKEDYNPQEFDLVLVENVGNLVCPAEFEVGEHAKVALLSITEGEDKPLKYPIMFQEADCLLITKIDLMPHLDIDLEKLAANVRSMNPHVTIIPVSAKTGEGLATWFSWVKQQIKVPAIANV; this comes from the coding sequence ATGCACCAATCCATTGACACGGCGATCGGTCTGAATTTGCTCCATGCCAACCAGGCTGGGGCAGACCATAATAGAGCACACTTCGATGACTGGGGAATTACTTGTCTAAACCTAATGAGTAGCCCAGGAGCAGGCAAAACCGTCCTGTTAGAAAAAACCCTGGCGGCCCTCCAAGGTGAGTTAAAAATGGCCGTAATTGAAGGGGATATGACCACCGAATTAGATGCCGATCGTCTGCGGCAATATGGTAGTCCTGTAATTGCCATTAACACCGGCCGTTCCTGTCATTTAGACTCCAAAATGGTGGCGGGGGGGATCCATCGTTTTAAAGAGGATTATAATCCCCAAGAATTTGATTTAGTGCTGGTCGAAAATGTCGGAAATTTGGTATGCCCAGCGGAATTTGAAGTGGGGGAACATGCCAAAGTTGCTCTGTTGAGCATCACGGAGGGAGAGGATAAACCCCTGAAATATCCCATCATGTTTCAGGAAGCAGATTGTTTGTTAATTACCAAAATTGATCTAATGCCCCATTTAGACATTGATTTAGAAAAATTAGCCGCCAATGTCCGTTCTATGAATCCCCATGTAACCATCATTCCTGTGTCCGCTAAAACCGGAGAAGGTTTAGCTACTTGGTTTAGTTGGGTTAAACAGCAAATCAAAGTCCCTGCCATCGCTAATGTTTAA
- the hypA gene encoding hydrogenase maturation nickel metallochaperone HypA, which translates to MHETDMTKALIMTVQDWFDQQTVKPKITKIHLLVGQFTCVEPMSLQFAFEVQTKQTFLEGVELVIKDVPLVAYCHPCQAEYRPEIGSQYSCPTCRSPMEDIRSGRELKIDRIEHHQCTPV; encoded by the coding sequence ATGCATGAAACAGACATGACCAAAGCCCTGATTATGACCGTTCAGGATTGGTTTGATCAACAAACTGTAAAACCCAAAATTACCAAGATCCACCTTCTTGTGGGTCAGTTCACCTGCGTGGAACCAATGAGTTTGCAATTTGCTTTTGAAGTGCAGACCAAGCAAACCTTTTTGGAGGGAGTGGAATTAGTGATCAAAGATGTGCCTTTAGTTGCCTATTGCCACCCCTGTCAAGCGGAATATCGCCCCGAAATTGGTTCGCAATATTCTTGCCCAACCTGTCGATCGCCTATGGAGGATATTCGCTCTGGGCGAGAGCTAAAAATTGACCGCATTGAACATCATCAATGCACTCCGGTTTAA